The Carassius gibelio isolate Cgi1373 ecotype wild population from Czech Republic chromosome A8, carGib1.2-hapl.c, whole genome shotgun sequence genome contains the following window.
AGAGTTTATTCATTCAGACAGACGGCAATTGATTAATTCTTGAAGATGCTGCAAGTCTGTATTTACAAAGAACAAACCtatcatttttttaatagaacatgtttttataataatgtattatttggaCAGATTCATTCATCCAGAATTTGGAAGATATTTTCAGGGTCGAGGAAAATAAATCACAGAGCAGCAAGTTTCTTTCACGGCTTTGAAGTTACGTAAGTCTCACGTAGCTGTGTGCAGTTATGCAGTATTTATCACAATGcatactctgtctgtctgtctgtctgtgaactCTTCTCTCAGGGGTTTAAATTAGTCCTTCTCCAAGGATAATCCTGAGCTGGGGACTAACCAAGCACAGCACTCACAGCTTGGTGCCAACTCAGCCACTTCACATTTCCAAATGACCCAATTTATCTCTCCTCTTCATCTTTACCCTCTCCCCCTTGCTGAATTTTCTCTCTCTTATACACCATCCTCTTTTCAAACCTTTTGTCCTTCTCTTGTTTTCACTTATTATTCCTTCATTCTCCTCCTGTTACTCCCTAATGGGGCCTTGCTTTTCATATTGTTGACATGTCATGTTAGTTTTGCTGGAGAAACTGACATGTCTATGATTGATAGCATAATTCCCcttctttataatatatatatatatatatatatatatacaaaccatAGAGaaaaatgcatacagtatgtagACATACAGTGTACAGGTTAGCCCTATTCAACATAAAGGAGTATATCGAGAAATGAAGCATGCCAGATATTACCTCTAGGGCAAGACAGTAGAATGGACTTGAAGGTTACTGTTGTataaagaaaagataaaaatgcaaatattaagAGAAAAAGACAAGAGGAGGGAAGGAAAGAGGGATAAAAATTAATAACATAAATAGAGACATAAATCAATGCTACCAAcaggttcacaaaaaaaaaaaaaaattacttacgcaaaaacaacaacaactggatGGAAATGTGAGAATGTGTGCAAGAACTAGAACAGTAGAATTCAGGCAGTCATTAAGGAgacaattacaaaaatattctagTTTTTAATACCTTGAATCACTATTTAATATACCAATGCACTTATATCAAAATTCTGGCTCATACTGATAAGCctgtaattattttcatgtcattttaatgGTAGAGAATCGATAAACAGCTTAAAATTCCACATTACTTCAcaatacttaaaattaaaatcagttgttttaaatacTAGAAATTCATTCAggaatcacaacattataatgtacagtataacaagaataaaaaaaattttaagagctgctaaagattacatttaacagtgttactaCTTATTATTAACTTTTTGGTGATTTACGATTAAGTTTAGTTGAGCGTTACATGACAGCAAAgtcaatctaaataaaaaaagaagagaaaatgatCATGCACAATGAAATATTAgccaatagaaaaaatatataaaaatggtaATCATTCATTATCATGGTATTTACTGTATCACTACAGTATCTGATATCACCAACATTCGTCCACAGTATTTTCCCAGTATGCTTTTGTAAGGGACATGTGAGAAAgtaaatatagtataatattgagtaaaaacagtaatattgtgaaatattgtgttttctgttttaatatattttaaaatgtaatttagtcctgtgatggCCAAGATACATATTCAGaagacattactccagtctgcacTGTCACATAATTAGAGAAATAATACAATGTGTATGACAGtggtctgtttgtgtgtgcgagTGCTGGATCTATTCATGCATCCCTCCCAGTGTGAAGTCGACGCACTACCAGCTTGAGACATTGTATCTTTTGATGTATCTAGCAATTTGAAAGCCATGTTTAAAGAAGCAGAATGCTCCCATTATGTGCTCATGCAGAATCATTAGTCGTTCCGGAACATCACACCTAAATTCTAACCTATAACAGTCCCTGTTCAAAAATATACCATGCATTACCCCCAGCCCGCAGGGATGAAAACACTGCTACCCACTGCACGCTGAAATTTAAATATTCTCACGTACTGCACAGTGTCAATTTTGCTATTTCTTGTATGCAATGTTTGCAGAATGAATCCACATGCCACACATTCTCAGACCCACTTAACTGTACACTGTCATTTCACTGAATATGGAGTTTATGTATTGGCATTGGCAGCAGGAGTTTAATTCGCTGACTCTGGTTATGTTTCTCAGTTTTAAATGGTCCATGTCTATTGGGAGCTCACACTAGAATAACATTATTGCTTGACTTGCCTTTTGGTTgtttcagagaaagaaagaaaaaaagttgcgAGGGAGATTTGCAATGCAAAATCAGCCCTTTTTAAAGCACAGTAAGCATAATCGAGCATGATAGACTATGACGGCATATCCCAGCCAGCACGCTCACCTCAACATTCACCAAGCGATTAGGagagaaaattgaaaaaaaggtGAACCTCTTTCTTTTGACAAATGCCATGAAGGACAGCAGGCAAGAAAGGAGGCCAAGAAAACTTCAATAATGACTCTTGCTCTCTTGTTTCAGGCCTGAACgttgacagacagcattctgacTCGTTTGCAATCGATGTCTGAGAAAGCTAATTTACTAAGACACCATGAATTGCTTTCTTATGCTAATTATAACTTATGATATATCATAACAGAAGTACATAAGCTTTTGAAAATGGTTGGCATTGTGTAAGCATGCATAATATTGAAATAATGTGAACCAATGACCTTTTCTAAGAGTCTTGAATACATTAAAACCATCTGGCATAAGTATGCTGAAGGGAATTATGCATAACATACAGTAGGCTATAGAGCACATTACTTTGCATGCATTCACATATTTTGTAAACATTCTCGTAGCCCTTTCCTAGCCTTGGAGCTAAAGAAACACACAGAAGAGGTGTTTGTGTTCTTTTATTTAGCTGCAAGCATGAATTTGAATTTATGCAACTTTTTATTATAAAGCCTTATTATGGACTTTAAATTTACCCCGGttgtaatacaattattatttttttttaatcttaattaaaatgtttaatgattaTCTTCGATACATAGACTGGTAACAATATGAGACTCTGCCCTAGGGTTAAGCTCTCTGGTTTAATTAAAAGTCCATGCAATGATGTGGCCAAACAGTTCCTATAAATACATGATCCAGATCTTTGTCTTAATGACAGCCGTTCATTAGGACCTTATTATGTGCAAAAGTTTGAGCTTATTTATGTCACAGTTTGGAGCTGTAATTACATTCATGAACCTTGCAATCAGCTGTCACTGCTGTGTTCCGAGTCTGTTCACACTTTATGAACAAAGTTAGAATCAATCTGATCTCCGGCTGACTGGGTCAAATACTGAATCAGTTCACAGACACAATGCAAAGGGGAGACCAGAGCTAGCCATCACACTTTTTACCCAAGATCAATTTCCGTATAGACGCATACATTAAATTCTTGGCTACAAAAAGGCTATTGATCATCACTATCATTGGCCaggaaaaagaaaacagttaatttaacacCATTGAtcttttgtgacaacatgccccaatagCTGGCAATGTTGTCACACTATATGCTGTAAACTTTCACAATGGGACCAGCCCTTTATAGGCTTATAAAAACcgtaaaacaattatgaaaaacaaattcaGAAAACATTACGTAAGACTTGACATTTAGACAAAAAGCCACCTTAGAATTACAAGGTTCCATCTGCATTCTGagaagttttgagatattgagcttatatactttgtatatatatatatatatatatatatatatatatatatatatatatatatatatatatatatatatatatatatatatatatatatatatatagaataagaatatgtgaataacagATCACCATGGTggcaaaaaaaaacttactaaaaATGATAAGAAAACAAGAGACAGTTATTACAAATACTGTTGCTATTGTTAACAAAATATTCAAATTAGTTTTCATTAATTCaaataaagcagaaataatataaaaaatttcgCCTCGTCAACTAGctgaaaaaaaggtaaaattgaaattaaatctaaacagaaatatatatcgaaaatgacaaaagcacataaaaaagaccaaaatgaaaatgaacgctgaaaataaaaagctaaatcaAAATATGAACAACTACTATAcataataaactttaaaaaataaaaaaataatattagatataaaataaaacaaatgtatgaCCTCTGACTTTTTACATAGAAATGTGTATGACATAACCCTTTGTGACAACTAACCCCTGTTGTTTTATATCCATACTGGTATGGTAAATTATGCAAGATTCAGCTACATTTTTTAAGTCTGTTTAATATAATGTCAATTGAAATGATACAGCCAATATGATTATACTTAAACATATAAGGCAACAGCTGAACTTTTTATGCCGTGCAATCACAGATAAATGCAGAGTAATGTGTCTGTTCCAGACAGTCACATTCACAGGAATACTCGCACGTCTTAAACATCATCAACACGCTCATCTCACATGCTAATCCAAACATATTTAGACAGATTATCACCTACTCAGATTATCAAAGGAGGGTGAAGGGTCACTTTCTCCAGTCAATCCACACATTCTCTCACACGAGGAGGAATTGATTTAAAAGACCGACTCAAGTGGTTCTGGATTGGATCATTTTTCTGAAGGTAAGATGAAAAGATTATGTAGTTTAGATTTTAAATTCTCCCTCGTATAAAGCTCTTTTGCGGTAGCAAACGTGCCCAATTAACTCCAAATATCAACAACAAAGCATTTTCAACAGTAGCATATCAGGCACATGATGACAGTCAAAGCGGCAATCTTTATCTAAAGCTTTGCTATATTAGAACAGAAACTGAGAGGAAGAGAAGCAGTCAGACCGTAGTTACTGAAACATATGCAGAAAATAATTGCAAGTGATATTAAGGACATGAATGACAGCCATAGAGAAGTGATGAGCCTTTGAATGCAGTCAATCAGATGTAAAGTTTGTCTAGATGTAATTAGCAGCTACTCTAAACACAGCAGCTGATAGTGGATTGTCAGTGTGTCTGCCAGGCGGAGAAAGATAAATCCCATCACTGCATAGCCGTAATTGCAAAGGAGGGAGCCGGCCTCATTTCAGTGCCATGACACAAAATCTGTAATGGGGATCGATCATGTCAGTCTGAGCGGTCCATGTTTTGTTCTGTGGCTTGTTTTCCGATGTAACCCAGGAAAGTTCTTGCAATCTGTTTCAAGTTTCGATGGGTGTTTTCCTCGCAACTGCCTGCTTTAGtaacaaaataaatagtttaGTTTATTGCACAAGTCATACATAACttaatacattcattcattcattacatacaTGAACGAACAGGACAGGAAGAAGAAAatcttatatacagtacagtatggaAAAGTACTATACAAATAACTGAAATCAATTAGATTTTTGACattaaaaagtttaaagtttATCAAAGGTCTAACATCATCAACACTTCTGTTTAATTCAGCTTTCAAACAGTAAGACAAAGCCATTTGAAAGCCTGTATCTGATGCCCTTGGCTAGGACAGATATCTCAATGTGATTGAGTCTTTCAGGGTGCAAAAGATTTCTATCTCTGAAGCAGGTCAATGTTCAATCTAATCTGCATCTGTCAGATGGAGTTATTTTTGGAAGGCCGGCTCTGAAAGGtggcttccataaaaaaaaaataaaaaaaaaatagttgaaaaGAATGTCACCGTTTTCAGCATTCCAGCAAACCAATAATCATGTATCACAATTCACATCAAAAAGGTTCGGTATCTTATAACTAGATAGAAAAATGGAGCAGCCTTGCCTTCTTCGCCCCAGCACAACTTTGGCTCTCTTTGACGATTAGTTTGTCCTAGAATTATCCCCACACTCTCTGTTAAATTATTCCAATTAGAGGAATTAGGAGACGAAATTGCTTGTGTCGACGTGCTGATTGACAGCAATTGGTCACTTAGTTTAATAACTCTTGTAGATTAGTGAGGCAGGTTCTTCCTCTCGGTGAGAGTCACTAGTGCACTGAAATAAATTCAGCAAATTACCCAGAGCAGACGGAGCCCACGTACTGTGTTTTAGTATGTTTCATCtcattttaaatatgcataatCAGTTTGCTGTGACTATATGCCTTAAAGACTCAAACGTAATTAGAAATTTTCTGAAGTAagcatttatttaacaaaatttcTTCAGATTTGAGTCAACATACTGATTTATAAAAGCCACCCTTTTCAGTTCACTACAAATATGATTTGTATCAACCTAGAGGGTTGgtttccaaaagaaaaaaagaaaacttaacTTATCTCTTTTAAaagacataaacaaataaataaatatgtggacatgagataatattttatatttagcttacattcatttaaaacttCTCCTGAGAAAAAGTCCATGTTGAACAAAacaattgctttattttttagcAAGACAAACAATGCATTTGTGGCGCTATATATACATAGAAACaacatattttgacatttattgaaATTTATACATGAACAAATATTCATAAACACAAATATTTAAGTAGTTTGACAGTGCAAGAAGACTTTTGTTGAAGTCTAAGAAAAACTATTAAGGTATTTTGgtattttcttttctatttaaatttaaaaaaaaaaaaaaatccaaaaccaATGAATGGAGCACAACAGATTTATATAGAATCAAAACACGAAGGCCttcagaaataaatgttttttgtttttttttttgtaaatgatttgCTCATTTTGAATTAATGCGTGTTTCTTGCGAGGAGCCATTGACAATTTGGGTTCTAATGACTTGTTTGATGGGCAGAGGACAGACAGAGGTTCCCTGCTTTGCTTGGGCATATTAAACTGTTGATTGTAATTTATAGGCTGTCTGTGAGCCTGTCGGCCTCCATTGTAATCTAATTCAGTGCTCGGAGGAACAGTCCGTCCTCTTGGATCTGCCGCTAGTGTGCGTTTGATTACGCCGTGTGTCCTTCTCTTCAAACAGAAACCTTTCTACAAAGGGAAAACAATAGCATCAAACTGTTGCCATTTGAAATGATCATTGTAATTCCAGCCTATGATCTTTCTGACTATTATAATGCCAGGAAGTGACCCAGTAGGCATTTTCTCCATTGGAATCAGCCTTCTGCCTAACTACTGAAATCTAGGGTAAAACAGGTTGCAGTAACTTGGCCAGACAACTGAtgttatgttttatacatgtgaACTTCGATGGATTGGGCATGGTTGcatgaatgtttaataaaaaatgatgtaACTACAATGTCAATGTGGACGAACTGGCATACGAAATGAGAAAGAATGACATGAGTAAACTTCTCTGAACATATAAAATCTTCCCTTTCTCCTTCTCATTATCTACTAGCATGTCTCAGAGGAGTAAAACTTCTTCAAAAGAAAGGTATGGGTGGCTCTAAATCAATACTTGCATCGATTGAGATGCAGTGCAGTGTGGTCAGTTCAGCTCTTCTTTTTCACTAACAGCTCCTCAGGTCATACATCCACATTAGATGCTCATCCTCCACGCTCTGCTCTTCGAAGCTCCTCCAAAGACTCGAAAAACTCAGGTCACAGGGATTCATCTGGCAGTCAAGGACGGCGCGGCAGTAGATCTTTCAGCCAGAACTCAGCTATCGCTGCAGCATATACACAGTACCTCAATGCTCTCTTTGGACAGGTGAACTAGAGTAGATCTCACGATGTAttcttgctgtttttgtttttgtttttgttttctttctttttttgagtgATCTCCATTTAAATTACTACAATAATTTTGAACAGGTGATaactaataaaacataatataacatgCTATTTTTCAGTGTACCTTGATGCAACATTTAAATTATTgcaataatttaatattacagtattgtttaattataaattatatatatatatatatatatatatatatatatatatatatatatatatattcatttttgttgaagttttagtaattttttgttgttttcccatttttataactttatatttttttgaatatttctatttatttttttatttttattttttacttttaatttgagttatttaaaaaatctttaaataacatctcttattttcatttaaataacatCTCTTATTTTCgtttacattacagtttttcatctaatatttataatagcatatttcatattaaattataatatattacaatatcacatctagtattttattttagttcaattgtaaataaataaataaataaataaaatcatagttTTAGTTTGCAATAACAAGACTGATTCTGCATTATTGTATTTACAATCTTATTTATCACTGGACAGTATCaccacattactgaaaaataaataaataaattaatatccaCTCTAAGCAGGTCTTAGCTGGCTTTAGATGGTCTCCCATCTAAACCAAGATGTACAGCTGGTTTAGTGGGGCGATCAGTCAGGCTGACCGAGCTGAAAAGTGCCCAAAATCACTCTAAAACCAGCCAGAGAGATTAACTAAAACCAGCAAACTAGCTTAGACTAGTCTGAGATGTTTTTAGACAGGTGACCCATTTATAGGTGCCTAATGTTAGCCTGTTTGTTTGATTGAGAAAATACTGCTGTCTGTCAACACACTACCTTCCTCCTCAATCAGGTCAGTAACAAGTGCCaagtcaaaaaattattttggtacaCTGAAGCTCAGCCCTAAGCTAGCATCTTGCTTCTGTTTTTAAAAACGATGCTAAGAATCTGTCACAAGTCTCTGAATCATAGTCATTTAAACTCAGACGCCCTTGATTATATTTTCAAGAGTACGTCTGGAGAGCAGAGAGAGCCAGCGAGCAAGCGAAACCAAGAAGATGGAGACGCTGTAGAATAGTAAGACAGAGATAATGGATAGAGTCTAAGAGACAAACAAGACAAACCAAAGAATGCACAGCTTAAAGATCCATGGCTTCTGCTCAACAGAACTGgaagaatgaatgaaataaaaacagataGACAAGGGACCCTATTAGCATATATCCAAGGGTAAATAGCCTGAAGCAACTCACTGTTGCATAACTGCAACCTCTGCCAGAGAAGTCTAtgagtaatgcattatttttaataataaatatgtgtttTGGGGAATTTGGAGGTCAAAAGTCCAAAGCATGCAGTGAATGAAACATTTGAAGGACAGCGATGCCCTTGGGCACCAGCTTTACAAATCAATTAGTAAAAGTTTATTATACATTCCCATTCCACATTGGATTAACACTGAAGTTACGAGGTTATCAAGTTGGCCAAGTGCAGGAACAGTGTCGTTGGGTGAAATTAAAGTTGACGAGTGTCATTTGTTTTGATGCTAAAAAACTTCATATGTAAgcaatttaaagattatttatggTGCTATAGAATAATTACGATGATTTGATTAAAAATTCAGACCAATCTGACACAGAAACACTGGTaggaaagataataaaataacacatctTAAATACTAAACTgataaatatgaaacaaaattgaAATACAGTTAAGAAGGCCAAGACTGAcatatgctttttcttttttactacgAGAACAAAAACATTGGATTTTTAAGACAGGAGAGTATTCAGAAAAGCTGCTTGAAATTGATATTTCAGACAGCTTGAAATTTAATTTCATGAAACTATTGGCTCCattttttgttttcaataaattattttcatgtcaAAGACTATGCGAAATCTGTTAGATTATACAGTGAAGCTACATGCAaagtttgcttaaaaaaaattacatgacaaaaatatgataaatagtgtactaataataacattattaggtgcatgcatttgcatgtttatgCCCGAGTGCATCTATTCCTGAAAGTGCAGGCAGatacatactgtatgtttgtttgtaattaagtCAAAATTCTGGTCAACCTTATTTGTATTGCATATATGTCTATTTGTATAATTGTACATTAAAGCATGCATATGTGCATGAATCTAAATAGAACTTTATGCAAGGATATATTTTTTCGAAATAGAGCATTAATAACagtttttaaaccatttatttcCTAAATGTTATTTCTCTTTTTCCTTTAACACACATTGCCCCTAAGCCATATACACATTTAATGTTTGTAAAACGAGTTAATTATTTTCCCCCTGAATCTCTCTGCCGTTCTTTGGCTGTATGAGTGTTAACATGAGGCATGGCAGGGCATGTTATGGTGTAATCCAATTATACAATCCCACCCAGCTCTATGTGTCATTGTCCCACTGAGCAGCTTTGATAAGCATGCTAACATCACTTATTAGTGATTAAAAATGCCCAATGTCTCTAAGGACTTTCAGCTCTCATGCTGTAATAATTTCCATATTTAGCAGttttttttgtcacaattttttttccctctttgtcATTTAGCTTTTTCATCTCTCTGTCCTTCTAcctctctctgactctctctctcccatTTACTTTCATCAGGACAGAGATTTACTGCCAGAGGAACTAGATGGTATGTACAGAACATGCATATTTAATATCCGAGACTAGCCTAGACAGACACAATACAATTGCAGACACAATCAGCATAAGATAAATAACTGACAAAACATCTGACACaaataaatttgattaaaaatggatTGGTATTGTCATGAATGGTTAGTGGCATACAGCGGTTGAAGATGTAAGCTGCATTAGTAATAACAGAGTAGTGAGTCAATACACAGTCCTATATTGGTCCTAAACCAGCAGTCCTATAGATTATATATCGTAACTGGTACAGTATGTGGCATAATGTTAATGTTCTAAAGTAAGTTTAAAACCATAATCTGTGTTATTGTGAAActtcattaacattaaaataaacatataaattaaacagaAGTAGCACATTATAATTAACAAcagaacactcacacacacacaatgtaaataCACTTTAAATACTAAAACTAGTAAATCAAATTTTATCGATCAAAGAAGGCTAATGTGGGACAAAATCCatatatgtaagtgtgtgtgttgtcattTCATAACACCTAAGCCAAAGACTGTATACTGCAAATTGAAAAAGTTGAAAGTGGGATTACatttcttctcttttcttctcttttcagaGCTGCATGTAGCATTTAAAGAGTTTGACTATGACCAGGATGGGTATTTGCACTACAAAGATGTTGCAGACTGTATGAGAACCATGGGATACATGCCAACAGAGATGGAACTGATTGAGATCATTCAGCagataaaaatgaaatgtgtgtgtttcgGTTTATACTCTAACCTTTTGACCTACTCTACCGTTTAATGGTTTGAGCTCAGAGAGATCTTTTAAAAAGTggcaatgcttttattcagcaaggatgcattaaaaagatcaaatgtgacagtaaagacatttaaattgctattttcatataaatgctgttctattgaacattctattaatcaaagaatcctggggaaaaaaaacaataacaaatcagcatgttataaagatttctgaagaatatTGTGACACTAAACACTGGAGTATTGCCTACTTAaaatttaaaatctattaaagtCTGTTAAAATATtaccgtttttactgtattttttatcaaataaatgcagatttgatgaACATAAgggacaaacataaaaaaatcgaACCAATCCCGAACTTTAAAACGGTAGTGTATGTCAGTTTAAAAGTAAAGATAAATGTGTatgtggtgtgtttgtgtttataggGGGAGGTCATGTGGACTTTGATGATTTCTGTGAATTAATGGGGCCCAGGATGCTGGCTGAAACCGCTCATATGGTGGGTCTAAGAGAGCTGCACTGCGCTTTCAAACAGGTGTGTATGCTCTCAAACGGAGCACACTTTAAAGTGAAcatcaaatagaaaacaaaacccCTCATAAAAAAACGTCGTTACATTGCATCTTTTTCCAACCCATAAATGATATTAGCTCTTCATAAAATTGTGCATTCCTCTGTGCCTCTCTTAGTTTGACTGTGACGGTGATGGACGGATCACCTTTGAGGAGCTGAAGGAGTCCACAAAGACGCTACTCGGGGAGAAACTGAAGAAGGGAGAACTGGAAGAAATTCTGACAGACATCGATCTCAACGGAGATGGGAACGTGGACTTTGATGGTAAGAAAGGCAGCATGCTTTTAGTTAGATCATAGCTAAAGTTCACACGACTCAATGagcagtaaacaaacaaaaacgcaAAACAATAACCATTTAACTTGTGTACAACAAGTCACGCAAGACAATAACAAAACTCTAGAGTGCCATCTAGTGGCAAGCTGATAAAACAGCAGCAGCCCTCTTTTCACTTGAAGTAATGGCTCTCGGGACCTGCTTTTCATAGAATATATGGGTAATTTGTGTAGCCTGGAGGGTTAAAAAGAGGTTTAAAACTGAGGGTGTCCCCATTTGAACACACTGAGACCAGCAATCTTGTACTAAAAGTGGACTgactaaatttttttatattcatatgtccctcataatgacattcattatTAGGCCTCACTTTTACAACCAGGTTAAGTTTGCTCTAGGGGTAACTGCTATACTGGCGTAACCCTGAGCTGTCCATATATCCCAATATGGAATAATATTCATTGTATttgcaattgtttttatttttatttttggatgcatACATTGTGACATAACCCAAATGCAATTTCAAATTGTGCATTTgtgtttccattttcttttttgtgtatgTAACATGTCTGCCAAATTTTTAATGGAAAGTAAAGTCCATTTGCTATTGGATTTCCAATGTCTTGTTAAGATTCTGTCCTTTTTTGGTATAGCAATAGAAAATAACATAATTTCTATTACTTTCTCCACGTCCTGCTTTTGCACTTGGATTTCCAATGCCTAGCACAGTCAGCTGTCAATCATTCTGGAGGCTGATGTTTATTGATATAATCAGAAAGTATGCAA
Protein-coding sequences here:
- the LOC128018878 gene encoding calcium-binding protein 2-like isoform X1, which gives rise to MSQRSKTSSKESSSGHTSTLDAHPPRSALRSSSKDSKNSGHRDSSGSQGRRGSRSFSQNSAIAAAYTQYLNALFGQDRDLLPEELDELHVAFKEFDYDQDGYLHYKDVADCMRTMGYMPTEMELIEIIQQIKMKWGGHVDFDDFCELMGPRMLAETAHMVGLRELHCAFKQFDCDGDGRITFEELKESTKTLLGEKLKKGELEEILTDIDLNGDGNVDFDEHATTIMGKTTDLTVVHKTIINTLHNECEPQKVIAERAGCSQSAVSKYIHRKLTGRKK
- the LOC128018878 gene encoding calcium-binding protein 2-like isoform X2 → MSQRSKTSSKESSSGHTSTLDAHPPRSALRSSSKDSKNSGHRDSSGSQGRRGSRSFSQNSAIAAAYTQYLNALFGQDRDLLPEELDELHVAFKEFDYDQDGYLHYKDVADCMRTMGYMPTEMELIEIIQQIKMKWGGHVDFDDFCELMGPRMLAETAHMVGLRELHCAFKQFDCDGDGRITFEELKESTKTLLGEKLKKGELEEILTDIDLNGDGNVDFDEFVMMLSLR